A genomic stretch from Rubripirellula reticaptiva includes:
- a CDS encoding alpha/beta hydrolase family protein, protein MSSRKLIAPSLLGLVFIAVWNLTSMADDQTGSETLAGDRLVREYFEIQTEQLSKQVLPPDTTLQQWKDGRPELQRQLRDMLGLDPMPPRTSLQAEVVGSMLHGDYRVERLHFQPSPGLYVAANFYLPAKVETRLPTILYGCGHAKQAAGKLSYGNKTAYHHHGVWFARNGYACLIIDTIQWGEFLGDHHGTYRLKQWWWNNRGYTPAGVEAWTCVRALDYLETRPEVDSDRFGVTGRSGGGAYSWWVTGIDDRVKVAVPVAGITTLRNHVVDGCVEGHCDCMYMINTYRWDYSMVAAMAAPRPLLIANSDKDTIFPLDGVLAIHQQVRDVYRLYGQDDKLGLQITEGPHRDTQELRVHAFRWFNRWLKDDDSLIQFPAEKTLTPEELKVFDELPADQTVTTIQESFVPKVDAGELPSTDEALLKRTEQWVNDLNTKTFAGWPDASQPIPLNTAHSETLRNDSVQCQVYDFDSQRPYRLPFYVLRPRDAVEKPKSVHLVVLHAEDWTAIENDLKTLASTAPPVDSKANSQAGHTGSTPTLSELVESNPDAAVLLFAPRGVGSTRWTGDDRSADHLLRRFMLLGQTADGMRIWDIRRCLGAMGDVPELSGLPVTATGRSTAAAWLLYASLQSPILAKPNVAKLSLVDLPTTNRDAISLLNVSRVIEIPQAVLAATTKVQSVELVSSRSGDSDWQAIADASNRFATSVNIKRSTD, encoded by the coding sequence ATGTCATCGAGAAAACTGATTGCCCCCAGTCTGTTGGGACTCGTCTTCATTGCCGTCTGGAATCTGACCTCGATGGCAGACGACCAAACCGGCAGTGAAACGCTTGCAGGCGATCGTCTGGTTCGTGAGTACTTTGAGATTCAAACCGAACAACTGTCAAAGCAGGTGCTGCCCCCGGACACCACACTGCAGCAGTGGAAGGACGGCCGGCCTGAACTGCAACGGCAACTACGCGACATGCTGGGGCTCGATCCCATGCCACCTCGCACTTCCTTGCAAGCCGAAGTTGTCGGTTCCATGCTGCACGGCGACTACCGGGTCGAGCGACTGCACTTCCAACCTTCACCCGGGCTCTACGTCGCCGCCAACTTCTACCTTCCCGCCAAAGTCGAAACGCGGTTACCGACAATCTTGTACGGCTGTGGCCACGCCAAGCAAGCCGCTGGCAAACTTAGCTACGGCAACAAGACCGCCTACCACCATCACGGCGTTTGGTTCGCTCGTAACGGCTACGCGTGCTTGATCATTGACACGATTCAGTGGGGCGAGTTCCTAGGCGATCACCACGGAACGTACAGGTTGAAACAGTGGTGGTGGAACAATCGAGGCTACACGCCGGCGGGAGTCGAAGCGTGGACGTGCGTGCGGGCTTTGGACTATTTAGAGACTCGGCCCGAGGTTGATTCCGACCGCTTCGGTGTGACCGGTCGCTCCGGCGGAGGCGCGTATTCTTGGTGGGTGACCGGGATCGATGATCGCGTCAAAGTCGCCGTGCCGGTTGCCGGTATCACGACGCTTCGAAACCATGTGGTCGATGGGTGCGTGGAAGGACACTGCGACTGCATGTACATGATCAACACTTACCGGTGGGACTATTCGATGGTCGCCGCGATGGCGGCACCGCGTCCACTGTTAATTGCCAACAGTGATAAAGACACGATCTTCCCGCTCGACGGTGTTCTTGCGATCCATCAACAAGTTCGTGACGTCTATCGCCTGTACGGCCAGGACGACAAGCTCGGACTGCAGATCACCGAAGGCCCGCACCGCGATACCCAGGAACTTCGCGTTCACGCATTCCGGTGGTTCAACCGCTGGTTAAAAGACGATGACTCGTTGATTCAGTTTCCAGCGGAGAAGACTTTGACGCCCGAAGAATTGAAGGTGTTTGATGAACTTCCCGCTGATCAAACTGTGACGACGATTCAGGAATCGTTCGTCCCCAAAGTTGACGCAGGCGAACTACCGTCCACGGACGAAGCACTGTTAAAACGAACGGAACAATGGGTCAATGATCTGAACACAAAAACATTCGCGGGTTGGCCAGATGCCTCGCAACCAATACCCTTGAATACGGCCCACTCTGAAACGCTGCGCAATGATTCGGTCCAGTGTCAGGTTTACGATTTCGATAGCCAACGACCGTATCGCTTACCATTCTACGTTTTGCGCCCGCGTGACGCGGTTGAGAAACCCAAGTCGGTGCATCTGGTCGTGCTGCACGCTGAAGACTGGACCGCGATCGAGAACGACTTAAAAACGCTCGCTTCGACTGCACCGCCGGTAGATTCAAAGGCCAACTCCCAGGCGGGCCATACCGGATCGACGCCGACGTTATCCGAGCTCGTCGAAAGCAATCCTGACGCCGCGGTGCTGCTCTTTGCGCCACGCGGGGTCGGATCAACGCGGTGGACGGGCGACGACCGATCAGCGGACCATCTGCTGCGACGATTCATGCTGCTTGGGCAAACGGCCGATGGCATGAGAATTTGGGACATCCGCCGATGTCTCGGAGCCATGGGCGACGTCCCAGAACTCAGTGGACTCCCCGTTACCGCGACTGGCCGCAGTACCGCTGCCGCTTGGTTACTGTACGCGAGTCTTCAGTCGCCCATTCTTGCGAAGCCCAACGTCGCAAAATTGAGCCTGGTGGATTTGCCAACGACCAATCGTGACGCGATCTCGCTGCTCAATGTCAGCCGGGTGATTGAGATACCACAAGCCGTCCTGGCGGCAACCACGAAAGTTCAATCAGTTGAATTGGTCAGCAGCCGATCCGGCGATTCCGATTGGCAGGCGATCGCAGACGCATCAAATCGGTTCGCCACATCAGTTAACATAAAGCGTTCAACGGATTGA
- a CDS encoding DUF1501 domain-containing protein, producing MNSPDPFASNRRVFFKNGCTSVGIAALASMLGKDAVADAPAAPLPKTHFEPKAKRIIYLFQSGGPAQQDLFDYKPLLTKMHGQELPPAVRGEQRLTGMSVNQSSLPLASSKFKFSQHGESGAWLSDLLPHHRGIVDDVCFIKSMHTEAINHDPAVTMFQTGSQIAGRPSLGSWLSYGLGSENEDLPAFIVLVTAGQGGQPLYSRLWGNGFLDSQYQGVQFRGGSDPVLYLSNPEGITPSRRRAQLDAINSLNQHQFGKELDGEIESRIAQYEMAFRMQSSVPEVADFSDEPESTFELYGEDARTPGTFAANCLLARRLAQRDVRFIQLYHQGWDQHSNLPKQIAGQAKETDQASAALVTDLKRLGMLDDTLVIWGGEFGRTSYTQGVLSADNYGRDHHPRCFTSWMAGGGIKPGITHGTTDEFGYNVIENGVHVHDFNATILHLMGIDHERLTYKYQGRRFRLTDVHGSVINDILA from the coding sequence ATGAATTCACCTGATCCATTCGCTTCGAACCGTCGCGTCTTTTTCAAGAATGGGTGCACCAGTGTCGGTATCGCCGCGCTGGCGTCAATGTTGGGCAAAGATGCGGTGGCCGACGCGCCGGCCGCACCGTTGCCAAAGACTCATTTTGAACCCAAGGCGAAGCGGATCATTTATCTGTTTCAATCCGGTGGTCCGGCACAGCAGGACTTGTTTGACTACAAGCCGCTGTTGACCAAAATGCACGGCCAAGAATTACCACCCGCCGTTCGTGGCGAGCAGCGATTGACGGGGATGTCGGTCAACCAATCGTCATTGCCGCTGGCGAGTTCGAAATTCAAGTTTTCGCAGCACGGCGAGTCCGGTGCCTGGCTCAGCGATCTGTTGCCGCACCATCGCGGCATCGTTGACGATGTTTGTTTTATCAAATCGATGCACACCGAAGCGATCAACCATGATCCGGCTGTGACGATGTTCCAGACCGGTTCACAGATCGCCGGTCGACCTTCGCTGGGGTCTTGGTTGTCGTACGGTTTGGGCAGCGAGAACGAAGACTTGCCGGCGTTCATCGTATTGGTCACCGCCGGGCAAGGTGGGCAACCTCTGTACTCCCGATTGTGGGGCAACGGGTTCCTCGATTCACAGTACCAGGGCGTCCAGTTTCGTGGCGGCAGCGATCCCGTCTTGTATTTGTCAAATCCCGAAGGCATCACACCCTCGCGTCGTCGAGCTCAGCTTGATGCGATCAACTCGCTGAACCAACATCAGTTCGGCAAAGAGCTAGACGGTGAAATTGAATCGCGAATCGCACAGTATGAAATGGCGTTTCGAATGCAGTCGAGTGTGCCTGAGGTGGCTGACTTTTCGGATGAACCTGAATCGACGTTCGAACTTTATGGCGAAGACGCCCGCACACCCGGAACGTTCGCGGCGAATTGTTTGCTTGCCCGGCGATTGGCACAGCGAGATGTTCGGTTCATTCAGTTGTATCACCAGGGGTGGGACCAGCACTCCAACTTGCCGAAACAGATTGCCGGTCAGGCGAAAGAAACGGACCAAGCATCGGCGGCGCTTGTGACTGATCTGAAACGACTGGGGATGCTTGATGACACCCTGGTGATTTGGGGCGGCGAGTTTGGCCGGACGTCTTACACCCAGGGCGTGTTGAGCGCCGACAACTATGGACGCGATCACCATCCTCGATGTTTCACTTCATGGATGGCCGGTGGCGGGATCAAGCCCGGGATCACTCACGGGACGACCGACGAGTTTGGTTACAACGTCATTGAAAACGGTGTCCATGTGCACGACTTCAACGCCACCATTCTGCATTTGATGGGCATCGATCACGAACGTTTGACGTACAAGTACCAAGGCCGACGATTCCGGCTGACGGACGTTCACGGAAGCGTAATCAACGACATTCTCGCCTAA
- a CDS encoding DUF1553 domain-containing protein — MRFKTSFALATVLMLAASAHAGDVNFNRDIRPILSDKCYYCHGPDETHQEAGLRLDNREAAIDVIESGELMDRVTSDDPDAMMPPPESNLELTDADRDMLRRWIDAGAPYQGHWAFEPLPESVPIPSVKDSHWSDLPIDQFVLAKVEEAGLTPALPADPLRWFRRVTLDLTGLPPTLGQIKTFEASVASSPDRNLDAAYERVVQRLLDAPAFGEHMAVAWLDAARYADSYGYQSDKLNTQWPYRDWVVQAYNDNLPYNDFLTWQLAGDLLDNPTRQQRLATAFNRIHRLNNEGGAVFEEWRIENVADRVHTFGTAVLGLTMECCRCHDHKYDPIPMRDYYSFSAYFNSIDESGVYDRTDKVPCPSILLPTPDQEAALTQARNNLAKAEQAYQAAVDGSRERFTAWKADAPETLVIPDLKLALGFDLSFDNSFKEVYHPSESDRSWTTMPELVEVTDSSVVRMDPSVAADKSDSPEPLSRRAMKLDGERGVTTHGIEPFDRWLPISVVVTFRETKRTGQRSVIAHHTRGTDCGYNGWDLTIEDGHLESRMYRVWPGNAIGVRTVDPIPVDQWHQVTATYDGSSAASGLLLFLDGKPLETVVLRDELKKSCNVLVDHGGEFVVGQRFRARGLDGGLIDDVRVYTRALTMSEISQLVTGKTSLDDDAYYAYYTTAIDEAARAAMSKLTDARKAWVMAEEVMNEIPIMREMPEVRSAHVLARGQYDAVTSDKTLVNRQTLSAIPIPNDGPKDRLGLAQWVTHPNHPLTSRVAVNRVWGNFFAEPLVHTSENFGSQGDLPTHPELLDWLARDFVSAGWDVKRLCKQIVLSATYRQDSKTDEKSIVADPTNRLLARGPAYRLAAEQIRDVALAASGLMDPETGGPPVSPYQPGEDLWKESNGMSPPYQQSVGQALYRRSLYSVWKRTAPLPNMLAFDSTTREVCTVKRSRTNTPLQALVLLNDVQFVEAARVLAEQVMKDDSPVEQAFLRLAGRKPDDRESEVLAGLLKDEVAFYTDHPDEAKKLIDSGDKEINEFIDPVQLAAMTTVCQAILNLDATIWKR, encoded by the coding sequence ATGCGATTCAAAACCTCATTCGCGCTGGCCACTGTTTTGATGTTGGCGGCTTCGGCGCATGCTGGCGATGTCAACTTCAACCGTGACATTCGGCCGATCCTGTCGGACAAGTGCTATTACTGTCACGGACCTGACGAAACGCACCAAGAAGCTGGGCTGAGGCTGGACAATCGCGAAGCAGCGATCGATGTCATCGAGTCGGGTGAATTGATGGACCGGGTTACCAGCGACGATCCTGACGCGATGATGCCACCGCCCGAGTCAAACCTTGAGTTGACGGATGCTGATCGCGATATGCTTCGCCGGTGGATTGACGCCGGTGCACCGTATCAAGGTCACTGGGCGTTCGAACCGTTGCCCGAATCGGTGCCCATTCCCTCGGTCAAAGACAGTCACTGGAGCGACCTGCCGATCGACCAGTTTGTATTGGCGAAAGTCGAAGAAGCTGGTTTGACGCCAGCCTTGCCCGCCGATCCGCTGCGATGGTTTCGGCGTGTGACTCTGGATCTGACCGGACTGCCACCGACACTCGGGCAGATCAAGACGTTCGAAGCATCGGTCGCAAGTTCGCCTGATAGGAATCTCGACGCTGCCTACGAAAGGGTTGTCCAACGATTGCTTGATGCGCCCGCGTTCGGTGAACACATGGCGGTCGCTTGGTTGGACGCTGCTCGCTATGCCGATTCGTATGGGTATCAATCGGACAAACTGAATACCCAGTGGCCTTATCGGGACTGGGTGGTGCAGGCATACAACGACAATTTGCCGTATAACGATTTTCTGACCTGGCAGTTGGCCGGTGACCTGCTGGACAATCCCACTCGCCAGCAAAGGCTTGCCACCGCGTTCAATCGGATTCACCGACTCAACAACGAAGGCGGAGCGGTATTCGAAGAGTGGCGAATTGAAAACGTGGCTGACCGAGTGCACACCTTCGGTACGGCGGTCTTGGGATTGACGATGGAGTGCTGTCGTTGCCACGACCACAAGTACGATCCGATTCCGATGCGCGATTACTATTCGTTCTCGGCGTACTTCAATTCGATCGACGAAAGCGGCGTTTACGATCGAACCGACAAAGTGCCCTGCCCTTCGATCTTATTGCCGACACCGGACCAAGAAGCTGCGCTCACGCAAGCTCGAAACAACCTCGCCAAAGCCGAGCAAGCTTATCAAGCGGCCGTCGATGGTTCACGCGAACGGTTCACCGCTTGGAAAGCAGACGCACCTGAAACGCTTGTCATTCCTGATCTTAAACTGGCCCTTGGTTTTGACCTTAGTTTCGATAACTCGTTCAAAGAGGTCTATCATCCATCCGAGTCTGATCGGTCCTGGACAACAATGCCCGAGTTAGTCGAGGTCACCGATTCAAGTGTCGTTCGAATGGACCCCAGCGTAGCGGCCGACAAGTCCGATTCTCCTGAACCGCTATCTCGCCGAGCGATGAAGCTTGATGGCGAACGAGGCGTGACGACTCATGGGATTGAACCTTTCGACCGCTGGTTGCCAATCAGTGTTGTGGTCACGTTTCGCGAAACCAAACGCACTGGTCAGCGAAGTGTGATCGCGCACCACACTCGCGGTACCGACTGTGGGTACAACGGTTGGGATCTGACGATCGAAGACGGACACCTTGAATCGCGGATGTATCGGGTTTGGCCCGGAAACGCCATCGGCGTCCGCACGGTAGATCCCATTCCCGTGGACCAGTGGCACCAAGTGACGGCGACGTACGACGGATCTTCAGCGGCGTCGGGACTGTTGTTGTTCCTCGATGGCAAGCCGCTTGAAACAGTGGTGCTTCGGGACGAACTGAAAAAGAGCTGCAACGTGCTCGTCGATCACGGTGGCGAGTTTGTCGTCGGGCAACGTTTCCGTGCTCGTGGACTCGACGGAGGATTGATTGATGACGTTCGCGTCTATACCCGCGCGTTGACAATGTCCGAGATTTCACAATTGGTGACTGGTAAAACGAGTCTGGACGACGACGCCTACTACGCTTATTACACGACGGCGATTGACGAGGCGGCCCGCGCCGCGATGAGCAAACTGACCGACGCACGAAAGGCGTGGGTGATGGCCGAAGAAGTCATGAACGAAATTCCGATCATGCGAGAGATGCCTGAAGTTCGTTCCGCGCACGTATTGGCACGCGGTCAGTACGACGCGGTCACCAGCGACAAGACACTGGTCAATCGCCAGACATTGTCGGCGATTCCGATTCCCAACGATGGGCCAAAGGATCGTTTGGGATTGGCCCAGTGGGTGACCCATCCCAATCATCCGCTGACATCACGCGTCGCGGTGAACCGCGTTTGGGGCAACTTCTTTGCAGAGCCGCTGGTTCACACGTCCGAGAATTTTGGTTCGCAGGGCGATCTGCCAACGCATCCCGAATTGTTGGACTGGTTGGCGCGTGATTTCGTCAGTGCCGGTTGGGATGTAAAACGGCTTTGTAAGCAAATCGTGCTGTCGGCAACGTACCGTCAAGATTCGAAAACCGACGAGAAATCGATCGTGGCAGATCCCACCAATCGATTGCTCGCCCGTGGCCCCGCCTATCGATTGGCAGCCGAGCAGATCCGTGACGTAGCGTTGGCAGCATCGGGGCTCATGGACCCCGAAACAGGCGGTCCGCCGGTGTCGCCCTATCAGCCGGGCGAAGACTTGTGGAAAGAATCCAACGGAATGTCACCGCCGTACCAGCAATCGGTTGGGCAGGCGTTGTACCGTCGGTCGTTGTATTCGGTTTGGAAACGCACGGCGCCCCTGCCCAATATGTTGGCGTTCGATTCAACGACACGTGAAGTCTGCACGGTCAAGCGATCCCGAACGAACACTCCGCTGCAGGCGTTGGTGTTGCTCAATGACGTTCAGTTCGTCGAAGCGGCTCGCGTGCTGGCCGAGCAAGTGATGAAAGACGATTCGCCGGTCGAGCAAGCGTTCTTGCGTTTGGCGGGCCGCAAGCCTGATGACCGAGAAAGCGAAGTGCTGGCAGGTTTATTGAAGGACGAAGTCGCGTTCTATACGGACCATCCGGACGAGGCCAAGAAGTTGATTGACTCGGGCGATAAGGAAATCAACGAGTTCATTGATCCGGTCCAATTGGCGGCGATGACAACGGTCTGTCAAGCGATCCTGAATCTGGACGCGACGATTTGGAAACGGTGA
- a CDS encoding AraC family transcriptional regulator — METTNFKDRFFRRLDSHEQVFALLDLLPGLSFFVKDRQGRFAALNRRGCEYCGVATEADAIGKTDHDFFPKQRADEYRADDLLVLRSGEPILNRVESAPESAGSPRLVMTSKVPLLDQRKRVIGVAGFSRQVDQIRQPQGTVAAFAEVIEHMHQNYADNLVTAELAVMAGLSQSQFERRFRRAFGASPRQYLMRIRVEHAAEMLLTRSQTVVKVALDCGFYDHAHFSRSFRRIMNATPSEYRFRNRRPSSH; from the coding sequence ATGGAAACTACCAACTTCAAAGATCGCTTTTTTCGGCGTTTGGACTCGCACGAACAGGTATTCGCTTTGCTGGACCTCTTGCCGGGACTGTCCTTTTTCGTGAAAGACCGCCAGGGTCGATTTGCGGCCCTGAACCGCCGGGGCTGCGAGTACTGTGGCGTGGCGACCGAAGCCGACGCGATCGGCAAAACCGATCACGACTTCTTCCCCAAACAGCGTGCCGACGAATACCGTGCCGATGATTTGCTGGTGCTTCGGTCAGGCGAACCGATCCTCAATCGGGTGGAAAGTGCTCCCGAATCAGCCGGATCCCCGCGACTGGTCATGACCAGTAAGGTGCCGCTGCTTGATCAACGGAAACGAGTGATTGGCGTGGCAGGCTTTTCTCGCCAAGTCGACCAGATTCGCCAGCCTCAAGGCACCGTCGCCGCGTTCGCAGAAGTCATCGAGCACATGCACCAGAACTACGCCGACAACTTGGTCACCGCCGAACTAGCGGTGATGGCCGGGCTGTCACAGAGCCAATTCGAACGCCGTTTTCGCCGCGCATTTGGGGCTTCGCCGCGGCAGTATTTGATGCGAATTCGCGTCGAGCATGCCGCCGAAATGCTTTTGACGCGGTCGCAGACGGTGGTCAAAGTTGCACTCGACTGCGGTTTCTATGACCATGCTCATTTTAGCCGCAGCTTCCGCCGGATCATGAACGCGACGCCTTCCGAGTACCGCTTTCGAAACCGGCGACCATCCTCACACTGA
- a CDS encoding serine hydrolase domain-containing protein — MAILSCASSAAWADSASATKLLEEAIRSGQTAGVVVSMTLGSEMIYQVALGDAQTEPEPRPMTMDTLFDLASLTKPIATATSIMILADQDRVQLDEPAATYWPPFAIHGKDTITVRDLLLHRSGLIADNSLSDYSDDQSANWANIAQLRPTMPPGQTFRYSDVGFQVLGKLVEEVSDMPLDQFALQNIFAPLKMTRTRYNPSQQLGKQEAAQAAATEQRDGQWMVGEVHDPRAFRMGGVAGHAGLFSTAGDLIRFGQSFLKFSFPDHPAILRTATMAEMTKPTAVPKGIRGLGWDMRTAYSSNRAESFSDAAFGHGGFTGTVLWIDPAQQIVFVLLSNRLHPDGDGSVNRLAAQVADEILKP, encoded by the coding sequence GTGGCAATTTTGTCGTGCGCATCGTCCGCCGCCTGGGCCGATTCAGCATCCGCGACCAAATTGCTAGAGGAAGCGATTCGGTCGGGCCAGACCGCTGGCGTAGTCGTCTCGATGACACTCGGTTCCGAAATGATCTACCAGGTTGCTCTAGGCGACGCCCAGACTGAACCCGAGCCACGCCCAATGACGATGGACACGTTGTTTGACCTAGCGTCACTGACCAAACCGATTGCAACCGCTACGTCGATTATGATCTTGGCGGACCAAGACCGTGTGCAACTCGATGAACCAGCGGCGACTTACTGGCCACCATTTGCGATCCACGGCAAAGACACGATCACGGTCCGTGACCTGCTATTACACCGGAGCGGCTTGATTGCCGACAACTCGCTGTCGGACTACAGCGACGATCAGTCCGCCAACTGGGCCAACATCGCTCAGCTACGGCCAACGATGCCACCAGGTCAGACCTTTCGATACTCGGATGTCGGATTCCAGGTACTAGGGAAGTTGGTGGAAGAAGTCAGCGACATGCCACTGGATCAATTCGCTCTGCAGAACATCTTCGCACCTCTGAAAATGACGCGGACCCGATACAACCCATCGCAACAACTCGGCAAGCAGGAAGCAGCCCAAGCGGCGGCAACAGAGCAGCGAGACGGGCAATGGATGGTCGGTGAAGTTCATGACCCGCGAGCATTTCGGATGGGCGGTGTCGCCGGGCATGCTGGACTATTCTCAACCGCCGGAGACCTGATCCGTTTCGGGCAATCATTCTTAAAATTTTCCTTCCCGGATCATCCCGCCATCCTGCGCACCGCAACCATGGCAGAGATGACGAAACCTACCGCAGTCCCCAAAGGCATTCGCGGACTGGGATGGGACATGCGCACCGCCTATTCGTCCAACCGAGCGGAATCGTTTTCCGATGCCGCGTTTGGTCATGGCGGGTTTACCGGAACCGTTTTATGGATCGACCCGGCACAGCAAATCGTTTTTGTCTTGCTGAGCAATCGCCTGCATCCCGACGGCGACGGCAGTGTCAATCGCTTGGCAGCTCAAGTAGCCGACGAAATCCTAAAACCTTGA
- a CDS encoding Gfo/Idh/MocA family protein: protein MHTAASQQRRLFLQAGAAITASMLAGTSSAQSPESAPDPVTDDQGKLDGQKVRLAVIGANNRGTALIKGFNANPNAEVVAVCDVDSDVLQRTAALINQPSGGKPTTYVDLRHVLDRPDIDAIVVATPNHWHAPATILGCAAGKHVYVEKPCSQTPEEGVLAVQAARKHDRVVMMGSQRRSWPAVIAAMNLVHSGRIGKVSYARTWYNNRRTSVGVGNQVPAPQTLDWDLWQGPAPRRPYVDNIVHYNWHWHWHWGNGELGNNGIHVLDLARWGMQVTYPNRVTAGGGKYRYQDDQQTPDTMMVTYDFPESKTITWEGLSWSPMGAHDTSVGVSFHGSEGTLVVFGQGYTLYDDHNKEIETVTDAGGDTAHLDQFVQCIRNGGTPNTDIQVAHDSTLLTHLGNMAYRTGGLLNINPKNGKPIDNQAATALWGREYEQGWKPIV from the coding sequence ATGCATACGGCTGCTTCGCAACAGCGGCGACTGTTCCTTCAAGCCGGCGCGGCGATCACCGCGTCGATGCTTGCTGGCACATCCTCGGCCCAATCCCCAGAATCCGCCCCGGACCCCGTGACCGACGACCAAGGCAAGCTGGACGGCCAAAAAGTTCGGCTAGCAGTCATCGGAGCCAATAACCGTGGCACCGCGTTAATCAAAGGTTTCAACGCCAATCCGAACGCCGAAGTCGTTGCGGTTTGTGATGTCGATTCCGATGTCCTGCAGCGGACAGCTGCGTTGATCAATCAACCGAGCGGAGGCAAACCGACGACTTACGTAGATCTACGTCACGTCCTGGATCGCCCCGACATTGATGCCATCGTCGTTGCCACGCCCAACCACTGGCACGCGCCGGCGACCATTCTCGGCTGCGCCGCCGGCAAACACGTTTACGTCGAAAAGCCATGCAGCCAAACGCCCGAGGAAGGTGTCTTGGCAGTCCAAGCGGCTCGCAAGCACGACCGCGTCGTCATGATGGGATCACAGCGACGCAGTTGGCCCGCCGTCATCGCAGCAATGAACTTGGTTCACTCTGGACGAATCGGCAAAGTTTCCTACGCACGAACTTGGTACAACAATCGCCGCACATCGGTCGGGGTGGGAAATCAGGTGCCCGCTCCGCAAACACTTGACTGGGACCTATGGCAAGGACCAGCCCCGCGTCGCCCGTACGTCGACAACATCGTTCACTACAACTGGCACTGGCATTGGCACTGGGGCAACGGTGAACTGGGGAACAACGGCATCCACGTGCTGGACCTCGCTCGGTGGGGGATGCAGGTGACGTATCCAAATCGCGTCACCGCCGGTGGCGGGAAATACCGCTACCAAGACGACCAGCAAACTCCCGACACGATGATGGTCACCTACGACTTCCCCGAATCGAAAACCATCACTTGGGAAGGACTCAGTTGGTCGCCGATGGGAGCTCACGACACGTCGGTTGGTGTCAGCTTTCATGGTTCTGAAGGGACTCTGGTCGTCTTCGGACAAGGCTACACACTGTACGATGATCACAACAAAGAGATCGAAACGGTCACCGACGCGGGTGGGGACACGGCCCACTTGGATCAGTTTGTCCAGTGCATCCGCAATGGTGGCACGCCCAATACCGATATCCAAGTCGCGCACGACAGCACTTTGCTGACACACCTGGGCAACATGGCCTACCGCACCGGTGGACTGCTGAATATCAATCCGAAGAATGGCAAGCCGATAGACAATCAAGCCGCCACCGCATTGTGGGGCCGCGAATACGAACAAGGATGGAAACCCATTGTTTAG